The stretch of DNA TATCAGCCTGTTTGGTATGATAAGCTAAATCAGCAGTCTTGGTATGGCAAACGGTAACTGTAGCGTTTTGGTTCAGCATCATGAACACCAGCGGTTTGCCCACAGTTTCACCCCGGCCAACGATAACAGCGTTTTTACCTTTAATTTCAATGCCGGAACGCAGCATAACTTCAATGCAGCTCTGGGGTGTAGCAGGGAACAAGCCTTCCCCGCCGCTTAAAATATAACCGCGATTGATGGGATGAGAGCCGTCCACGTCCTTCTTGGGATCAACGGCCTCCAGAACCACCTTTTTATCCATGCCCTTGGGCAGTGGTAGTTCAATCATAATACCGTGCACACTGGTATCTTTATTCCATGCATCGATGAGGGCCAGCACTTCTTCGATAGTAGTAGAGCCGGGCATGGTTTTCAGTTCAAAGTCAATTCCTACGTTGGCGCAGGATTTTTCCTTGGAGCGGGCATATACTACTGAAGCGGGATCATCACCCACCAACAGCACATTCAGTTTGGGCGCAATACCTTTTTCCCTCAGTTGTGCCACTTCAGCCTTTACTTCTTCCCTGATGGTCGCCGCTATCGCTTTGCCATCAATTAAGGTCGCAGCCATTGTAATTTCCTCCCCTGGTTATTATTTTTATTTATTTAATTTCCTTTACCATGCACTTTATCGCTCCCCGGTGCAAATGCACCTGCACCGGATCACCAACCTGCACCCGCCGCGCGTCCCGCAGCACCGCACCGTGCGGATCCAAAACATAACTATACCCCCGGGCCAGTGTGGCCAGCGGGCTAAGCGCATCAAGACAACCTGCCAGCAAGGCCAGGCGGTTGTTCAAACTGTTGGTAATAGCACGGGTACCCCCGGCCAGCTGTCTTTCCAGCATGTCCAGAGTTTGACGCCGCTGTTCAACCAGCATATCCACAGGCCTTGCCATTGCCCGGCTCCCGGCGCAGTGTCGCAACCGCTGCCGGTAGCTGCTGATCTGCTGGCTCAGGCAGCGAGTCATCCGTGCCCGGTGCATATCCACCAGCCTCTTCATCTCCAACCGGTCAGGCACCGCCAGTTCAGCTGCCGCCGATGGAGTGGGTGCTCGCAAATCAGCCGCCAGATCCGCCAGAGTAAAATCAGTTTCGTGACCCACAGCCGATATAACCGGTATACGGGAAGCCGCAATGCTTCTAACTACCAGCTCGGTGTTAAAAGCCCACAGTTCCTCCAGGGAGCCACCTCCCCGGCCCACAATGATCAAATCCACATCATCAAGTCTGTTCAACCGGTCCATCGCCCGGGCCACCTCCCCGGGAGCCGCATCCCCCTGCACAGCCACGGGGGCTAAAATAATGTTAATCTGCGGCCAGCGGCGGCGCAATATATGCAGCATATCCCGCACCGCCGCACCCGTGGGCGAGGTCACTATACCAATATAGCGGGGGAAACGGGGCAACGCTTTTTTACGGCTGTTATCAAACAATCCCTCTGCCGCAAGCTGCTGCTTAAGTTTCTCCAGAGCGGCAAAAAGCGCCCCTGTGCCATCGGGCTCCACTTGCTCGGCATATAACTGGTATTGGCCATCCCGGTCATAAACAGTTACATAACCCCTGACCCGCACAGCCATACCGTTTTGCAGCCTGCATTGTAAATACCTGGCCCGTGAACGGAACATAACCACTCTAACACAGGAATAATTGTCCTTTAATGTAAAGTAAATATGCCCTGAGGCAGCTTTTTTATAGTTGGAAATTTCACCCTTGACCCAAAGATCGGCCAACCGGTGATCATTTTCCAACAAATCCTTAATATGTCCGGTTAATTGCCTCACAGTTAATATTTGCATGCATAAGTTCCTTTACAAAACAATTTATTTCCAGGCACGTTCCGGCCCGTGCCGCATAAGCCTTAAGCAAGCAGATCAGCACTTTTCAGCATCTTTTTTACCATGCCCAAGCACGTTGACGCTGCTAATAATTACTCTTAACATTAATTTTTATACCCGGCACCTGCTTTCACCGGTACCGGGTGTTTATGCAACCGACTATTTATTGGTTAAATACTCGTGAATCGACTTGGCCGCAGTGCGCCCGGCACCCATGGCCAGAATAACGGTGGCCGCGCCGGTGACTACGTCGCCGCCGGCAAATACGCCGGGTTTGGATGTGGCGCCGGTTTCCAAGTTAGCCACGATATTACCCTTTTTGTTCAGTTCCAGACCCTTGGTAGTTCTGGGCACCAGCGGGTTGGGGCCCTGGCCGATGGCCACCACTACGGTGTCCACATCCATAACGAACTCGGATCCTTCAATTGGTACGGGGCGGCGTCTGCCCGATGCGTCGGGTTCGCCCAGCTCGTACTTGATGCACTTCATGCCGGTTACCCAGCCTTCATCATTGCTTAGTATCTCCACCGGGCTGGTCAAAAAGGCAAATTTAACGCCCTCTTCCTCGGCATGTTCGGCTTCTTCCTTACGGGCAGGCAGTTCATCATGGGAACGCCGGTAGACAATCCAGGATTCTTCGGCACCCAGGCGCAATGCAGTGCGGGCACCGTCCATGGCCACGTTGCCGCCGCCCAGCACAGCTACCTTTTTGCCAATTTTAATGGGTGTATCCCATTCGGGGAACTGATAGGCTTTCATAAGGTTGGTCCGGGTCAAAAATTCGTTGGCGGAATACACGCCGCAGGCATTTTCCCCGGGTATCTTCATAAAGTAAGGCAGACCGGCACCGGTGCCGATAAACACAGCGTCAAAACCAGCCTCATCCATTAATTGATCTACAGTGGTGAATTTACCCACCACCGAGTTAACCTCAATCTTAACACCCAGTTTTTTCAGGTTTTCCACCTCGGCCTGCACAACTGCCTTAGGTAGACGGAACTCGGGAATACCGTACATCAACACGCCACCCGCCACGTGCAGAGCCTCAAATATGGTAACTTCGTGTCCCAGCTTGGCCAGATCGGAAGCGCAGGTCAAACCGGATGGTCCGGACCCTACCACGGCTACCTTTTTACCGGTGGGCGGGGCTACTTCAGGCAGCGTCACACCCTTTTGCAGTTCCCGGTCGGCACAAAAACGCTCAATGCGGCCAATACCCACGGCTTCATGTTTTTTAGCCAAAGTACAATATTTCTCGCACTGGTTTTCCTGCGGGCACACCCGGCCGCAGACCGCCGGTAAAGCATTCTTTTCCTTAATTTTCTTAATAGCGCCGTCAAAATCTCCTTCGGCCGCCAGTTTGATAAAAGCGGGTATATCGACTTCCACCGGACAACCCTGCCGGCAGGGCTCATTTTTACACTGCAAGCAGCGCTGGGCTTCAGCAATCACCGTTTCCTCGGAATAACCCAGGGCCACTTCGTTAAAGTTCCGGGCTCTTTCCAGCGCATCCTGGGTCGGCATGGGGTTTTTGTTCGGAACTATTTTTTTCTTAGCTTTTTGTTCAGCCATTATTTGCCACCTCCACAACCGCATTTGCATTCATGACGTTCCAGGGCTTTTTGCTCCTCCGCTTTGAAGTAAGCGGAACGTAGAGACAACTCAGCCCAGTTCACCTGGTGGCCGTCAAAGTCAGGACCATCAACACAAACAAACTTAGTTTCATCACCCACGGAAACACGGCAGCAACCGCACATTCCGGTACCATCAACCATGAGCGCGTTCAGGCTGACTATAGTTTTAATTCCGTAATCTTTGGTCATATTGCATACCGCCCGCATCATAGGCTGCGGCCCAATGGCTACGACCAGGGGAATGTTATCCTTGCCTTTACTTTCAATAACCTCTTTTAAAACATCAGTGACAAATCCTTTGCGCACATAGGAACCGTCATCGGTGGTAACCAGTAACTCTGAGCAGGCTGCTCTCATTTTATCTTCCCAGAACATCAATTCCTGGTTCCTGGCTCCCATAATGCCGATAACATGTTTACCAGCTTCCTTAAACGCCCGGGCAATGGGGTGTACCGGAGCGACACCAACACCACCGCCCACGCAAACCACGGTGTCCACGTCTTCAATATGGGTAGGCTCGCCCAGCGGACCTACGAAATCTTTAATGTAATCCCCGGCTTCCATGGCACCAAGCTGCTTGGTGGTTTTGCCGACTTCCTGGAACACAATGGTAATAGTGCCCTTCTCCCGGTCAAAATCAGCAATGGTTAAAGGAATTCTTTCACCCTCTTCATGGATACGCAAAATAATAAATTGGCCGGCCTGGCAACTCTTGGCCACCTTGGGCGCATCAATAACAAATAACTTGATTATTGGTGAGAATACTTGTTTTTCTAATATTTTGAACATAAAATTCCGTACCCCTCCCTCATAATTTTTCTGATAACAATACCAATTAAATTATTTCTAGACTAAATGCTTGATTCCTGCAATCATTTCAGGCATTAAACAAAATTTTAAGAATAAAACACCAATAAAATAAAAAGAACGGTTAACTTTGTTGACTACAAAGTAACCGTCCCGAGCAGTTTCTTTTTTATTTTTATAAGGTAAATCTTTACATATAGAATCCGCGCACCAGCCAGCATGTTTTTTAAAAAAATTGTTATGCCCTGGCCCGGACTACCGCACCTAAGATACCATTAATAAACTTGCCTGATTCTGCGCCGCCAAACCTCTTGGCCATTTCCACGGCTTCGTTGATGGAAACGTTGGGGGGTATATCCCGGGCGTATAACATTTCATATAAAGCCAGCCGCAGAATATTTCTGTCTACGGCCGCCATCCGCTCCACCTGCCATTCCCGGCTATACCCGGCAATGGTTTTATCAAGCTCGTCAAGTTTATCCAGGGTGCCATGCACCAGGTGGCTGGCAAATTCCAGATCAGGCCCGGTAAGCATAAAATTATCCTGAATATTTTGCATCGCTTCATCCACAGCCATTTTACCCACGTCCACCTGGTACAGCACCTGCATGGCCGATTCCCTGGACTGTCTTCTACCCATTTGTCAATGTCACCTTTCCCCCAGCAAACGTAAAAGCCGGTCTTTTATATCCACCTTGTCGTCCAATTGCTTGCCGCCCAGGTAGCCTATTACCACGCATACCACGATAAAAAGGGTTTTTAAAACCCCAAAAAAAATCACGGACAGGCTTATCGACAGGCCCACTAGAACACCAATTATTTTACCCCGGTGTATAATCATCCATTCCAAAAGATACTCCAGATAATCCATCAACAGGCCACTCCCTATTTATTCCACCCTGGGTTTGGATGCTTTAAAACTTTCCACAGCGACCCGCACCTCGGATACGGCAATCCCAACTACATTTTTTATACTGTCCTTAACCTCACACTGTATATCTTCCGATACTGCGGGAATATTAATATCCGGAACAGTGATTAATTTCAAGTGCAGAGCAATACCCCGGGGCGATGATTCCACTTTGGCCTTAACTTCCTTGATGCCCGGCACAGCGGCAGTCACTTTTTCCGCCAGCGATTCAATGGCCGTCAGAGATACCCGCACCTGACCAAGGCCGCCTTCATGCACAACAGCTTGTCTCTTACGCTCGGGCTTTAATCCCCGCCATAACAAACGCAATCCCATAATGATATACACAACCAGTAAAACCCATAAAATTTCACGGTAACCGGGGGTATTTACCTCGCTCCAAAGCCGCTGCACCGGATCCGACCAGCCGCCCAGAAAAGCGCCCAGGGCCAGAAAAAGCAATGTTAATGTTACAGTATACAGTACGAGTATGCCGCGGTCAAATGGCCCCATGTGCATCCTCCCATTTTATTTTACCCTGTTGTTGTTTTCCTCTTCATTTAATTCATTGGCGAAGGCTACTCCCTGGACATTGACATTTACCTCCACCACCACCAGGCCAGTCATTTTTTCAATGGCGCTCTTTACAGCGTCCTGTATCTTTGCCGCTACTTCGGGGATGCGGGAACCGTATTCCACCACAATAAACAAATCTACCGCCGCTTCCTTTTCCCCCACTTCCACTTTAACACCCTTGGACAAGTTTTTGCGACCTAATTTTTCAGTGATACCACCCACTACACCGCCGCTCATGCTAACCACGCCAGACACCTCGGTAGCAGCCAGCCCGGCAATGATGCGCACAACATCATCGGCAATGCGAATGGCACCAAGACTGTTTTTCTCTTCTCGCATAACGGTTTCTTGCTCCACTTGGCAACCCCTCCTTTAGCAGAATAAATATATTATACCAAAGGAGGAAAAATACCGCAATTAACCTTGCGGCATTATTCTTCGCTGAATAAAGTTGGTGTATATCTCCCCCCTGCGGAAAAATGCGTTATTCAGAATACGCCGGTGGAAGGGAATGATAGTCTTTACTCCGGTAACATTCAATTCATCAAGAGCCCGCTGCATACGCACCACCGCCTCATCACGGTCCTTCCCCCACACAATCAGTTTACCCAGCATGGAATCATAGTGCGAAGGCACCTCCCACCCTGCAAATATAGCGC from Desulfoscipio gibsoniae DSM 7213 encodes:
- a CDS encoding bifunctional 5,10-methylenetetrahydrofolate dehydrogenase/5,10-methenyltetrahydrofolate cyclohydrolase, yielding MAATLIDGKAIAATIREEVKAEVAQLREKGIAPKLNVLLVGDDPASVVYARSKEKSCANVGIDFELKTMPGSTTIEEVLALIDAWNKDTSVHGIMIELPLPKGMDKKVVLEAVDPKKDVDGSHPINRGYILSGGEGLFPATPQSCIEVMLRSGIEIKGKNAVIVGRGETVGKPLVFMMLNQNATVTVCHTKTADLAYHTKQADIVIAAVGRAKMVTADMIKPGAVVVDAGINPAEGGGICGDVDFENAKEVAGAISPVPGGVGSLTTVLIQKNVLKAIKLQGLA
- the xseA gene encoding exodeoxyribonuclease VII large subunit, with protein sequence MQILTVRQLTGHIKDLLENDHRLADLWVKGEISNYKKAASGHIYFTLKDNYSCVRVVMFRSRARYLQCRLQNGMAVRVRGYVTVYDRDGQYQLYAEQVEPDGTGALFAALEKLKQQLAAEGLFDNSRKKALPRFPRYIGIVTSPTGAAVRDMLHILRRRWPQINIILAPVAVQGDAAPGEVARAMDRLNRLDDVDLIIVGRGGGSLEELWAFNTELVVRSIAASRIPVISAVGHETDFTLADLAADLRAPTPSAAAELAVPDRLEMKRLVDMHRARMTRCLSQQISSYRQRLRHCAGSRAMARPVDMLVEQRRQTLDMLERQLAGGTRAITNSLNNRLALLAGCLDALSPLATLARGYSYVLDPHGAVLRDARRVQVGDPVQVHLHRGAIKCMVKEIK
- the gltA gene encoding NADPH-dependent glutamate synthase, with product MAEQKAKKKIVPNKNPMPTQDALERARNFNEVALGYSEETVIAEAQRCLQCKNEPCRQGCPVEVDIPAFIKLAAEGDFDGAIKKIKEKNALPAVCGRVCPQENQCEKYCTLAKKHEAVGIGRIERFCADRELQKGVTLPEVAPPTGKKVAVVGSGPSGLTCASDLAKLGHEVTIFEALHVAGGVLMYGIPEFRLPKAVVQAEVENLKKLGVKIEVNSVVGKFTTVDQLMDEAGFDAVFIGTGAGLPYFMKIPGENACGVYSANEFLTRTNLMKAYQFPEWDTPIKIGKKVAVLGGGNVAMDGARTALRLGAEESWIVYRRSHDELPARKEEAEHAEEEGVKFAFLTSPVEILSNDEGWVTGMKCIKYELGEPDASGRRRPVPIEGSEFVMDVDTVVVAIGQGPNPLVPRTTKGLELNKKGNIVANLETGATSKPGVFAGGDVVTGAATVILAMGAGRTAAKSIHEYLTNK
- a CDS encoding sulfide/dihydroorotate dehydrogenase-like FAD/NAD-binding protein, which codes for MFKILEKQVFSPIIKLFVIDAPKVAKSCQAGQFIILRIHEEGERIPLTIADFDREKGTITIVFQEVGKTTKQLGAMEAGDYIKDFVGPLGEPTHIEDVDTVVCVGGGVGVAPVHPIARAFKEAGKHVIGIMGARNQELMFWEDKMRAACSELLVTTDDGSYVRKGFVTDVLKEVIESKGKDNIPLVVAIGPQPMMRAVCNMTKDYGIKTIVSLNALMVDGTGMCGCCRVSVGDETKFVCVDGPDFDGHQVNWAELSLRSAYFKAEEQKALERHECKCGCGGGK
- the nusB gene encoding transcription antitermination factor NusB codes for the protein MGRRQSRESAMQVLYQVDVGKMAVDEAMQNIQDNFMLTGPDLEFASHLVHGTLDKLDELDKTIAGYSREWQVERMAAVDRNILRLALYEMLYARDIPPNVSINEAVEMAKRFGGAESGKFINGILGAVVRARA
- a CDS encoding DUF2273 domain-containing protein, with amino-acid sequence MDYLEYLLEWMIIHRGKIIGVLVGLSISLSVIFFGVLKTLFIVVCVVIGYLGGKQLDDKVDIKDRLLRLLGER
- the amaP gene encoding alkaline shock response membrane anchor protein AmaP, which codes for MGPFDRGILVLYTVTLTLLFLALGAFLGGWSDPVQRLWSEVNTPGYREILWVLLVVYIIMGLRLLWRGLKPERKRQAVVHEGGLGQVRVSLTAIESLAEKVTAAVPGIKEVKAKVESSPRGIALHLKLITVPDINIPAVSEDIQCEVKDSIKNVVGIAVSEVRVAVESFKASKPRVE
- a CDS encoding Asp23/Gls24 family envelope stress response protein — encoded protein: MREEKNSLGAIRIADDVVRIIAGLAATEVSGVVSMSGGVVGGITEKLGRKNLSKGVKVEVGEKEAAVDLFIVVEYGSRIPEVAAKIQDAVKSAIEKMTGLVVVEVNVNVQGVAFANELNEEENNNRVK